The following proteins come from a genomic window of Mesoaciditoga lauensis cd-1655R = DSM 25116:
- a CDS encoding IS110 family transposase gives MVYVGVDISSEKFDVAFYYPDKDKYVVQTFRQSKNGFKKFSSKLSNIHDDVSIAMESTG, from the coding sequence ATGGTATACGTTGGTGTGGATATTTCTTCTGAAAAGTTTGACGTTGCTTTTTATTATCCTGACAAGGATAAATATGTTGTGCAAACATTTCGACAGTCAAAGAACGGATTCAAGAAATTTTCCTCCAAATTGTCTAACATCCATGATGACGTTTCAATTGCTATGGAATCAACCGGT